Sequence from the Arthrobacter pigmenti genome:
GTCTTCGAGGAGTTCGTTGGCGCGGGAGGCGATCCAGTTTGTTGCGTCCGAATCGGCGGGGCCACCGTGGGGCGGGTTGTACTTGAACCCGCCGTCGGCCGGGGGATTGTGCGACGGTGTGATGACGATGCCGTCCGCCTGATCGGTGCGCGTTCCGTTGTAGGCCAGGATGGCGTGGGAGAGTGCAGGCGTTGGTGTGTAGGCGCCGCGCGCATCGATCTGCACCGCAACATTGTTTGCGGCGAGAACCTCGAGGGCGGTGTTCTGCGCTGGTTCGGAGAGGGCATGGGTATCGCGTCCCATAAACAGTGGACCGGTGATGCCCTGGCCTGCGCGGTATTCGACGATCGCCTGCGTGATCGCTGCGATGTGTCCTTCGTTGAAGGAGGACTTCAACGAAGAGCCGCGGTGGCCCGAAGTCCCGAACGCCACGCGCTGAGCCGGGTCGCTGAGATCGGGTACGACGTCGAAATAGGCGTCCAGGAGGGCGCTTACGTCAATGAGGTCGCTGGGTTGGGCAACGGTTCCTGCTCGATTAGCCATGGGACCAAGCATGCCATTTCGGGTGCTGTGGGGCGCACACTTTCCGAATCGTGACTGTTCCCGCTCCTGCGTCGACCGGGCGCCGACGACGTGTTTTTCGGCGGTAGCTGGTTCTCAGCGCCCACTCGATGACGTTTCTACGGCAGGGTGAGCGTCACCGGGCCGGCCTCCATCGGTCCGCCGCACTCTTCCGAGCCGCCGGTCCGCACCCAGTCCAGCGCGAACTCGTCCTCGGCGAGGACGTTTCCAGCCGCGTCGAGCGCGCGCACGGTCACCGCTTCCGGCGCCGTAATGTCGTAGTTGATCCCCCAGCGGTTCTGCTCCACGCGGGTGGCGGTCGAGGAAATGATCTGGCCCGTGAATTTATCGGAGGGGCCCGGTGCGGATTCGGTTTCGACAGACCGGCCGCTCGGATGAGGCGTTGGGATCTCCACCGGCGGCGTATCTTGCTGCACCGGCCGTGGCGCCGGCACCGAGCAGTCGCCGTCTACGCAGGCCTGTACCTCTTCGACCGCTAGGGCGTCACCTTCGAGCTGAACGGTGAGAAGGTTGGACCAGGCGATTGCCGGACAGGGGGTTCCGACGAGACCGCCCGGAGTGCCGCACCCGGTAAGGAGTACCAAACCCAGAACGACGACGACGGCACGCGCGGTTTTCCCCATAACTCCAGTTTCCTCCCCGCGGGCGATGAGGGCTAGCCTGCGCGGCCCGTCCACTGCAATCGAGCGGCCACAAATAGCGTCTTCCCGCGCGAAAAGCGGTCATAAGTGGCCGCTCGATTCGGTGTTGGCCATGCCGCGCCGCTTTGCCCTGTGGATAACGACTATCGCGACCTGTGTCGACGGCACTATGAAGGAATGACCACTTCTTCCTTGTCCCTTCAGGGCAGGTTTTCCTTCACAGTCGAAGAGGCTTTGAACTGGGGATTCCCTACAACAGGTTGCGTCGCGCCGACCTTTTCGCTCCAAGCCGCGGCATTCGACTCATTGAGAACGAGACGCTGTCGCTGTTGGACCGGGCGGCTCCGTTCACGAGGCTCGCTAGCCCCGACGCGGCAAGCCACGGGACAGCAGCGAGGCTCTGGGGTGTCTCGCTTCCCTTCCGTCATGAGGAGGACGAGCAACTGCACTTGACCCGTTGGCGAGGCGGTAACCGTGCCCGGCGTCCCGGCGTCGTCGGGCATCGTGCGCCGCTGCTGCCCCGCGACGTCGTCGAAATCTATGGCATCGCTGTCACAACGCCTGCCCGGACATGGACGGACCTGGCGCCGTCGCTTTCTTTGGAAGAGTTGGTGGCCGCCGGCGATTCCCTTCTGAGGCGGCAGGATGCACCTCGCCGTCGGTGCGACCTGAACGTGCCGGATCCGCTGTCGAGCATCGAGGAACTTGCAGAGGTGATCGAACGACGCCGCGGCTCCCGAGGGATTGTCCTAGCGAGGGAGGCGTTGCCGCTCCTGAGAAGTGGTGTCGATTCGCCGCAGGAGTCCCGCCTGCGAGTGTTGATTCTCGACGCCGGTTTGCCCGAGCCGGAGGTCAATCAATGGATCCTTGACCCACGTGGGCGAAGGTTTTCTAGGCCTGACCTCATGTATCGGGAGCTGAAAATCGCCATCGAGTACGAAGGCGAACATCACCTGCTCGACGCCGATCAGTGGCACAGCGACATCAATCGCGACGACAGGCTGCGCGCGCTGGGATGGACAGTGCTCAAATTCAGCAAGAAACACCTTGCGGATGGTGCCGTGAATGCTTCAATCGGACGGATCAGGACCGCGATCCGCTCTGCAACTGCATCGAGCGGCCACTAATGACGGAATTTTCACGGGAACGTGGTTATAAGTGGCCGCTCGATGGAGGGGAGGGCGTGAAAAGGCCCTAGTGCGGGCGCTGGAAGCGGCGGTACGTTGGGAACACCGTCAACGAAAGGTTGTGTCATGAGCGAGAACCCCACCAGCGACGAGATCGGCGAGACCGAGAACGAGGCCGAGAACAAGGACGCAGGCAGGGCCGACGCCCTGGACGAGGGCGGTTACGGCGGCCCCAGGCCGGAAAACGAAACCGAAACCAACGACGACGACGGCTCCTAACCGGGCACGAACCTGACCGTGCACCAAACTGACCAGGCACAAAACGACGACGGCGCCCCCAAGCGAAAGGAGGGCGTCGTCGTCGTAATGGGTGAAAGCTAGCGAACGCCGCTCATCAGCTTCTTGATGGCCGGGGTTGCGGCGATCAGCACGCCGCCCAGCACCACGATCGTGATGCCGAGGATCGAGAAGTAAGCGCCCTCGTTCTCCGGATCGTATCTACTCGCGAGAATGCCGGACAGTGTCGTTCCGAGCGAGATCGAGAGGAAGTTCAAGGCGACCATTTGCGTGCGGAACTTGCTCGGCGCGAGCTTGGTCGCCACGGAAAGGCCGATTGGCGAGATGAGCAGCTCGGCGATCACGAAGACGAGCAAAATCAGCGCGATGGCAATGAGCGGTGTGGCGTTTGCCCCGCCACCCGCGAACGGGAGGAACATCAGGTAGGCGATGCCGATGCCGATCAGGCCGAAGGCGAACTTCAACGGCGAAGACGGCTGCCTGTCGCCGAGCTTGGTCCACAGCGCAGCGAAGACGGCCGCAAGCACGATGACGTACACCGGCACGAACGAAATGATCCACTCCGGCAGGATCTCGAAGCCGAACACAATACGGTCCACGCGCTCTTCCGAATACACGATGATTAGCGTGAACAGCTGCTGGTATAACGCCCAGAACGCCGCGCCGGCAATGAACAGCGGAATGAACGCAGTCGCGCGTCGACGTTCGACGTGCGAAACGTGTTTGTTGGTCAGGATGATCACAAAATAGGCGACCGCAGCAAGGATCGCAGCCCAGGCCATAATGGTCGCGAGATTGCCCGGGTAGATCCAGCCGAGCATGAGGGCGATCGCGATCAGAACGACGGCGCCCACGGCGATACCAATCCAGCGTCCGTACTGAGAGCGCGGAAGTGGGTTCTCAACGATGTGGGCGTCCTCGGAGAATCCCTTCCGAGCGAATGAATACTGGACGAGGCCGATGGCCATACCCACAGCGGCAGCCCCGAAGCCCCAGTGGAAACCGGCTGTGTCTCGGAGGTACCCGGTGAGTAGCGGACCGAAGAGAGCCCCAAGATTAATGCCCATATAGAAGATCGAGAAGCCGGCGTCGCGGCGCTCGTCGCCCTCTTTATAGAGGGTTCCAACGAGCGAGGTAGCGTTTGCCTTCAGGCCACCCGATCCGATTCCGACTAGGGCAAGACCGACTGTGAGTCCAACGGCGCCGGGCAGCACTGCCAGCGAGATGTGGCCAAGCATAATCATGACTGCGGAATAGAAGAGGACCCGCTCGGATCCGAGGATCCGGTCGGCGAGCCAGGCGCCGAGGATTGTGGAAAGGTAGACGCTTCCGCCGTAGGCGCCAACGAGGGTGAGCGCGAGTGACTGCTCAATGCCCAGACCGCCGTCGGTAACCTCGAAGTACATATAGAGGGCAAGGATGGCCTGCATTCCGTAGAACGAGAACCGCTCCCAGACCTCAAGACTGAAGAGGTGGGCGAGCATCCGGGGATGACCGAAGAATGTCTTTTCCGCCGGGTTGGCGGTACTACCTGGAGTTGTACTCATTTACTCCATGTTGCCAGTCACATTTCGGACTGTCATATCCAAACCCCGATCGAACAGTTATCCTGATGGATTTTGGTTTCCCCGAAGGTGCTCCTCGAGCTGCGCGGAAACCGCAAGCAGGGAAGCCTCGGCGCTGGGCTGGCCGATCAACTGGATGCTCATCGACAGACCGGCAGCCGTGGTGAATACGGGCACGGAAATCGCGGGCAGCCCACACACATTCACCATCGACGTGTAGGGCGAGTACTGGCACTGGCGCATGTAGTCGGTGTCGGCGTCGGCATCCGTGTACCAACCGATGGGCCGCGGGCTCATGCCGAGCGCCGGCGTCGCGATCATGTCGAACGCCGCGTACTGCTCGATCGTGTCCTGTTCGAACTGGCGCAGGATATCGACGGCGGCGGCCAGGTCAGTCGCAGTCCGCTCCTGCGCACGACGACGGAGCGTGCGCGTCAGCGTTGTCAGGTCGGGTTCCCGGCTGGCCGGGATGCGGGCGACCGCGAGGCCCGCCGTCCACACTGTCTGGAACGCTTCGTGGTACCGCCCGTCGTACCGCAGGTCAGCTTCGATGACGTCATGCCCGACGGCGGTGAGCGCTTTCAGCCCCGCCTCGAAGCCGCCTTGCGCGTTGTCGTCGAGCGCGATGGGGAAGGCCTCAGCGAACGGCGAGGCGGTGCTCACGCCGATCCGGTACCTTCCCTCCGCCCGCAGCACCGCGTCGAGGAACGGCCCATGCGCGGCGGCGCTGGTGGCGTGGTAGTTCGGTTCATCCACCATGGCATCGAGCAGGAGGGCGGCATCCGCCGTCGTCCTCGCGAGAGGACCGGCCACCACGAACTGGCCGAGGTCGCTCTGCCCGGATCCGGACGGGACGCGGCCGCGGTTGGGTTTGAGGCCGATCAGCCCCGTTGCCGCCGCTGGGATCCGGACGGAGCCGCCGCCGTCGGTCCCCGGAGCGAAGGGAATCATGCCGGCCGCCACCGCCGCGGCGCTTCCCCCGGAGGAGCCCCCGGAGCTCAGCGCGGGATCCAGCGGATTACGCGACGGCGGTGCGATCAGGTTCTCGCTGTAGCAGCTCAGGCCGAACTCGGGAACCTGCGTCTTTCCAAGGCTGATCGCGCCGGCCCTCCGCAGCACGGAAACCAGCGGCGAGTCGCTAAGCGCCACCGCTCGGTCCAGCGCAGCGCTCCCATGGGTGGTGACGACGCCGACGACGTCGGCCAGGTCCTTGTGCGCGAGCGGCAGGCCGTGCAACGGGGAGAGTTCATCGCCGCTGACCTGTCGCTGGTCGGCTGCGGCGGCCTCGGCGAGGGCTGTCTCGGCGGTGACGGTGATGAACGCGCCGAGCGTTGGATTCAAGGCACCGATGCGATCGAGGTAGTGCCCGGTCAGCTCCCGAGCGTTCAACTCGCCGCTCCGTAGGGCGTCCCGCTGCTGGAGCGCCGTCAGCTCGTGGAGCTCACTCATGCGGGTGCATCCAGTAGCCGGGGCTCGATGCGTTCCTCCACAGCGACGGCGTCCACGCTCTCGCCCGCACGCGCCTGAACGATGTACGCACCCTTGCCCGGCACTTCAGAGACCGCCTTCACCAGGCGGGTGCCCGCGTAGACCAGCCCGACGCCGTCGTCGGTACAGTGTGTTTCGCCGAGTTGGCCGTCCGAGACCATCTTGTGAATCAAGGGGCGCCGCTGCTCCTCGGAGTCGTAGTGGACGCCGTTGCCGTACGGCAGGAACCCGAGCGCGTCGGTGACCGGCCTCAGCTCCGGCCCGAAGGAGTCGGTCGCGCCGCCCTGGAACCAGCACAGCGAGCCCGCGGACACACCGCTGAGCACCACCCCCGATTCCCAGGCCCGGCGCAGCATCCCGTCCAGACCGTGAGCCCGCCAGACCGCCAGAAGGTTGACCACTGATCCGCCATTGACCCACACCACGTCCTGTTCCAGCAGGTGAGCTTCCATATCCTCGACGTTCGGCATGGTGAAGAGGTTCAGACACGTCGACTCGAAGCCCGCTAGTCGCGCCGCCTCGGTGAAGCGAAAGTTCCACTCGCGCGAATCCCCGCCGGCCGTCCCGATATGGGTGATGCGCGGGGCCCTTCCGGAGACCCCTGCCAGTTCGACGGCGTGGTGGATCAGTGAGTTGAACTCAACATCCACGCGCTTCCCGCGCTGGTAGCCGCCGGAGGTGGCAAGGATGGTGGGCTGGTCAGCGGGCATGGGCACCCCTATGCGATCGTTGTGGGCTGGGTTCGCCTCCACTATAGGCTTGGATGCAGTTCTGAGGACCGGCTACAGACGGAAGTGATGACCATGAGTGACGACGTGCCCGTAGACGCCATCGGCGAGAACACCACCGTGCTCGATGTGCGGGAGGACTACGAGTGGGAGGCCGGCCACATCGAGGGTGCACTGCACATCCCGGTGGACCAGATTCCGGCGCGCCTCGATGAACTTGACCCGGATGAGGACCTGCATGTCATCTGCCGTACCGGTGGACGGTCCTTCCGCGTGACCGAGTGGCTTGTGGGTAACGGGTACTCGGCGTTCAATGTCCGCGGCGGAATGGACGCCTGGGTTGAGGCCTCGAAACCCATGGTCTCCGAGACCGACAGTGAGCCACGCGTCCTATGAGCTCCTACGCCTACCTCGGCCCTGAGGGAACATTCACCGAAGCCGCGCTGCTGCAGGTTCCCGGCGCCGATTCCGCAGAGCGCGTCCCCGCGACGACGGTGAACGCCGCCCTGGATCTCGTTAGGGACGGTCGCGTGCGGGCCGCCATGGTTCCCATCGAGAACTCCGTGGAGGGCGGAGTCTCAGCAACGCTTGATGCGATCGCGGGCGGTGATCCGCTGCGGATCATCCGCGAAGTGCTGGTGCCGATCTCGTTCGTCCTGGTGGCGCGCCCGGGCATCGACCTGGAGGACATCCGGTTCGTCGCAACCCACGGCCACGCCTGGGCGCAGTGCCGCGGGTGGACCGAAAAGAACATTCCAGAAGCGGAATATGTCCCGTCCTCCTCCACGGCTGCCGCCGCCCACGCCCTGCTCGACGACGACGCCGCCCACGACGCCGCGATCTGCTCACCGCTGGTGGCGCAGCGGCTTGGGCTCCGCGTCATCGCTGACCACATTGGGGACGTTGGCGATGCCGTCACCCGGTTCATCCTCGTAAGCAAGCCGGACATCCTGCCGGCGCGCACGGGAGCCGACAAGACAACGCTTGTAATCCCGCTGCCGGAGGACCATCCGGGCGCACTGATGGAGATCCTGGACCAGTTCGCCGCCCGCGGCGTCAACTTGAGCCGCATCGAATCCCGGCCCACGGGCCTCTTCCTCGGTGACTACTTCTTCAGCATCGATGCTGACGGCCACGTGGCGGACGCCCGGGTGGCGGATGCCTTGCAGGGTCTGCACCGGATCAGTCCAGGCTTGCGGTTCCTGGGGTCCTACGCGCGGGCCGACCGCCGTGAATACGAAGTTGGGCGGCACACCACTGACCAGGCTTTCCAGGCCGCGCACGCCTGGGTCGAATCCCTCTTGCGCGCCGCCGAACCGGGTTCGGAGGACGTAGGCTAGTTTTCCCTGCAGTGCTCCAACCCGGGAGGTAACTTGCCACG
This genomic interval carries:
- a CDS encoding rhodanese-like domain-containing protein — protein: MTMSDDVPVDAIGENTTVLDVREDYEWEAGHIEGALHIPVDQIPARLDELDPDEDLHVICRTGGRSFRVTEWLVGNGYSAFNVRGGMDAWVEASKPMVSETDSEPRVL
- a CDS encoding amidase, translating into MSELHELTALQQRDALRSGELNARELTGHYLDRIGALNPTLGAFITVTAETALAEAAAADQRQVSGDELSPLHGLPLAHKDLADVVGVVTTHGSAALDRAVALSDSPLVSVLRRAGAISLGKTQVPEFGLSCYSENLIAPPSRNPLDPALSSGGSSGGSAAAVAAGMIPFAPGTDGGGSVRIPAAATGLIGLKPNRGRVPSGSGQSDLGQFVVAGPLARTTADAALLLDAMVDEPNYHATSAAAHGPFLDAVLRAEGRYRIGVSTASPFAEAFPIALDDNAQGGFEAGLKALTAVGHDVIEADLRYDGRYHEAFQTVWTAGLAVARIPASREPDLTTLTRTLRRRAQERTATDLAAAVDILRQFEQDTIEQYAAFDMIATPALGMSPRPIGWYTDADADTDYMRQCQYSPYTSMVNVCGLPAISVPVFTTAAGLSMSIQLIGQPSAEASLLAVSAQLEEHLRGNQNPSG
- a CDS encoding peptide MFS transporter, yielding MSTTPGSTANPAEKTFFGHPRMLAHLFSLEVWERFSFYGMQAILALYMYFEVTDGGLGIEQSLALTLVGAYGGSVYLSTILGAWLADRILGSERVLFYSAVMIMLGHISLAVLPGAVGLTVGLALVGIGSGGLKANATSLVGTLYKEGDERRDAGFSIFYMGINLGALFGPLLTGYLRDTAGFHWGFGAAAVGMAIGLVQYSFARKGFSEDAHIVENPLPRSQYGRWIGIAVGAVVLIAIALMLGWIYPGNLATIMAWAAILAAVAYFVIILTNKHVSHVERRRATAFIPLFIAGAAFWALYQQLFTLIIVYSEERVDRIVFGFEILPEWIISFVPVYVIVLAAVFAALWTKLGDRQPSSPLKFAFGLIGIGIAYLMFLPFAGGGANATPLIAIALILLVFVIAELLISPIGLSVATKLAPSKFRTQMVALNFLSISLGTTLSGILASRYDPENEGAYFSILGITIVVLGGVLIAATPAIKKLMSGVR
- the pheA gene encoding prephenate dehydratase, producing the protein MSSYAYLGPEGTFTEAALLQVPGADSAERVPATTVNAALDLVRDGRVRAAMVPIENSVEGGVSATLDAIAGGDPLRIIREVLVPISFVLVARPGIDLEDIRFVATHGHAWAQCRGWTEKNIPEAEYVPSSSTAAAAHALLDDDAAHDAAICSPLVAQRLGLRVIADHIGDVGDAVTRFILVSKPDILPARTGADKTTLVIPLPEDHPGALMEILDQFAARGVNLSRIESRPTGLFLGDYFFSIDADGHVADARVADALQGLHRISPGLRFLGSYARADRREYEVGRHTTDQAFQAAHAWVESLLRAAEPGSEDVG
- a CDS encoding DUF559 domain-containing protein, with the protein product MTRWRGGNRARRPGVVGHRAPLLPRDVVEIYGIAVTTPARTWTDLAPSLSLEELVAAGDSLLRRQDAPRRRCDLNVPDPLSSIEELAEVIERRRGSRGIVLAREALPLLRSGVDSPQESRLRVLILDAGLPEPEVNQWILDPRGRRFSRPDLMYRELKIAIEYEGEHHLLDADQWHSDINRDDRLRALGWTVLKFSKKHLADGAVNASIGRIRTAIRSATASSGH
- a CDS encoding peptidase E, producing MPADQPTILATSGGYQRGKRVDVEFNSLIHHAVELAGVSGRAPRITHIGTAGGDSREWNFRFTEAARLAGFESTCLNLFTMPNVEDMEAHLLEQDVVWVNGGSVVNLLAVWRAHGLDGMLRRAWESGVVLSGVSAGSLCWFQGGATDSFGPELRPVTDALGFLPYGNGVHYDSEEQRRPLIHKMVSDGQLGETHCTDDGVGLVYAGTRLVKAVSEVPGKGAYIVQARAGESVDAVAVEERIEPRLLDAPA